One genomic window of Leptotrichia shahii includes the following:
- a CDS encoding RNA-guided endonuclease TnpB family protein, with translation MKYNLAFKYRIYPNKDQELLINKTFGCVRFVYNIILYTANKIYEETGKNKIITPASLKSENQFLKEVDSLALSNAQLNVKRSFTNFFQKRAKFPRFKSKKNSVKSYTTNCVNNSIQIEENKYLILPKLKKIKLKYHREIPKNYRIKSVTLTNSNGNYYVSVLTEFEKEIQKMPNSDKVIGLDFSISELFVSSENQRADYPRYFRMLEKKLKKLQKSLSRKVKFSKNWYKQKMKISKLHEYIKNCRRDFLHKLSKKLSETYNAVVVEDLNMKGMSQALNFGKSVGDNGWGMFLRMLEYKLMFLGKQFLKIDKWFPSSKTCSKCGNVKEKLKLSERSYKCECCGIEIDRDYNAALNIKNIGKLMLEY, from the coding sequence ATGAAATATAATTTAGCATTCAAATACAGGATTTATCCAAATAAAGATCAGGAATTATTGATAAATAAGACTTTTGGATGTGTTCGTTTTGTTTACAATATAATTTTGTATACAGCTAATAAAATTTATGAAGAAACTGGAAAAAATAAAATAATTACACCTGCCAGTTTGAAAAGTGAAAATCAATTTCTAAAAGAAGTAGACAGTCTAGCACTTTCAAATGCTCAATTGAATGTAAAACGATCATTTACGAATTTTTTTCAGAAGAGAGCGAAATTTCCGAGGTTCAAATCTAAAAAGAATAGTGTTAAAAGTTATACGACAAATTGTGTGAATAATTCGATACAAATAGAGGAAAACAAATATTTGATTTTGCCAAAATTAAAAAAAATTAAATTGAAATATCATAGAGAAATACCAAAAAATTATAGAATAAAGTCGGTAACACTAACAAACAGTAATGGAAATTACTATGTTTCTGTTTTGACAGAATTTGAAAAAGAAATTCAAAAAATGCCAAATAGTGATAAAGTAATTGGACTTGATTTTTCAATATCTGAATTATTTGTCAGTTCTGAAAACCAAAGAGCTGATTATCCAAGATATTTTAGGATGTTGGAGAAAAAATTGAAGAAATTACAAAAATCATTATCGAGAAAAGTAAAATTTTCTAAAAATTGGTATAAGCAAAAAATGAAAATATCAAAATTACATGAGTATATCAAAAATTGCCGAAGAGATTTTCTACATAAATTATCAAAAAAATTGTCCGAAACGTATAATGCTGTGGTTGTTGAGGATTTGAATATGAAAGGGATGAGCCAGGCATTAAATTTTGGGAAAAGTGTAGGAGATAATGGATGGGGAATGTTTTTGAGAATGCTTGAGTATAAACTGATGTTTTTAGGGAAACAATTTTTGAAGATAGATAAGTGGTTTCCATCGTCGAAAACTTGCAGTAAATGTGGAAACGTTAAAGAGAAATTGAAATTATCAGAAAGAAGTTATAAATGTGAGTGCTGTGGGATTGAAATTGATAGAGATTACAATGCGGCATTGAATATAAAAAACATTGGAAAATTGATGTTAGAATATTAG